The nucleotide sequence AGTGCGCGACAACTGGCTGCCGGCCACCGGCTGGATCGGCGCGATGGCCAAGGCCACGGAACAGTATCGCAGCCGCGAGGGGCAGATGCTGATGGTGACGACCGCGGCCGAGCGAAGCCAGTACGAGAAGTACATGGCCGATGCCTATAACTATTTCGAGAAGAACTGGCGTCTCTACGAGCCGACGGTCACGACGCCGGAAGAGAAGGCCATTGTCGCCGCCTTCAAGGGCTCATGGGATGCATATCTCGCCGACGGAAAGCAGTTTCAGGAGCTGATCGGAAAGAACCAGACCGAGGCTGCTACCGCGCTGTTCCTGGGCCGCATGAGGGACAATTTCGCCGGCGTGCGCAAGGCGCTGGAGCAGGATCTCGCGTTCAATGTCGAGCAGGGCAAGAAGGAGGCTGACAGGGGCGCAGCCGTCTACACGTCCTCGCGCATATGGATCTTCGGTGTGATTGCGTTGGCCGCCCTGCTCTGCATCAGCATGGGCTATCTGATCGTGAGCGGCGTGGCGCGCCCGATCACCGCGATGACCGAGGCGATGCGCCGGCTCGCCGGCGGCGACATGTCCGCGCAGATTCCGGGCGCGGAGCGCAAGGACGAGATCGGCAACATGGCCGGCGCCGTGCTGGTGTTCAAGAACAACGCGATCGAGACCGAGAAGCTGCGCGCCGAGCAGGCGGAAGCGGAGAAGCACGCGGCCGAGCAGCGCAAGCGCGAGATGCACGAGCTTGCCAATCGTTTCGAGGGCGCGGTCGGTGAGATCATCAACACGGTCTCCTCGGCCTCCACCGAGCTCGAGGCCTCGGCCACGACGCTCACCTCCACCGCCGAGCGGACACAGCAGCGCACCACCACGGTGGCCGCCGCCTCCGAACAGGCGACCGCCAACGTGCAGTCGGTGGCTTCGGCGACCGAGGAGCTGAGCTCATCGGTCACCGAGATCAGCCGACAGGTGCAGGACTCCGCACGGATCGCCAACGAGGCGGTCGACCAGGCCCGCAAGACCAACGACCGCGTCAGCGAGCTGTCGAAGGCGGCGGCGCGCATCGGTGACGTCGTCGAGCTGATCAACACCATCGCCGGCCAGACCAACCTGCTGGCGCTGAACGCCACCATCGAGGCCGCGCGCGCCGGCGATGCCGGCCGCGGCTTCGCGGTGGTCGCTACCGAAGTCAAGGCGCTGGCGGAGCAGACCGCCAAGGCCACCGGCGAGATCGGCCAGCAGATCTCGGGCATTCAGGCCGCGACGCAGGAGTCGGTCGGCGCCATCCGGGAGATCAGCGGCACGATCGAGAAGCTCGCGGAGATCTCATCCACCATCGCCGCGGCCGTCGAGGAACAGGGCGCCGCGACCCAGGAGATCTCACGCAACATCCAGCAGGCGGCGCAGGGCACGCACGAGGTGTCATCCAACATCACCGACGTGCAGCGCGGCGCCAGCGAGACCGGCTCCGCCTCCACGCAGGTCCTCTCAGCCGCGCAGTCACTGTCGCAGGACAGCAACAAGCTGAAGCTGGAGGTGGGGAGGTTCCTGAACACGGTGCGGGCGGCGTAGCGTTGCACCTTGTAGGAAGAAGTCGCCTAGTCCTTATCCAGCTGAGTTATCGCGACAAGGGCGGTCTCCTCCCTCTCCCCGTTCTTACGGGGAGAGGGAGCGCACCGATCGTGCCGCGATTGCTTGTGCCTTGCAGCTCGACACTTTCGGCCCGATTGCAACTGAGCGTGACTCATTAGTCCGGCGGCCTCACCGCTTCTCGATCACCAGGCTCTGGACCACGCGTCCGAAATAGCCCCTCACATCGCCCAGCCGCGCCATCGCCAGCCCTGCTCCATCAGGGCCGATCCAGCTCTCCGCATCCAGCAGAATCCACTCGCCGACCGGCTCGCGCGCCATGTTGACCGTGAGGTCGGCGTTCAGAAACGTGTAGCTGTGGAAGTCGAGCGCGGCCGAGGTGCCGTTGCAGAAATCGCTGGCGACCACCGCGCGCATCGCCTGTGACACGGCGTGGCCCTCGACCAGCGGCCAGTCGACGCGATACCAGATCGCACCGGGGCCGCGGACGCCGAAGCGGCCGCGCGCGGCGCGCAAGGTCATGCCGCGCACGAACGGGCTGGTGGAGAAATCTGGGGGCTCCGGCTGCGCCTGGTCGGGACCGACGAGATCGACCGGCAGTTCGCGGACGTCGTCCGGCAGCGGCACGGCCTCCTGCCTGATCTTCAGCACGGTCGCCGTGACGACCACGGTGTCGCCGGCGCGCAGGCGCACCGCCGAGAGCTGTATCTTGCGACCCTCGCGCAGCACCTCGGTCTCGACGCTGAGTTCGGCCAGTGGCACCGGCCGCATCAGGTCGATGGTGACGCGGGCGATGCGCATCGGCGACTTCGTCGGGATGCGTTCCGCCGCCCACACGGCGAGCGCCGAGGGCGCCGAGCCGTGCTGCATGGTCGGATCCCACGGACCCGCAGCATCGGGACTGACGGCGACTTGATTGTCCGTGACGCGGAAGATCGGCCGCATCAGCGCACGCCTCGCCGCACGTCAGCCCGCGCTGGCAAACCCGCGATCGGCGCCGTTCGGCAGTTCGATGTCGACCTCGAGCGTCGAGACATGCTTCCCCCGGTCCATGCGGACGATGACCTTGTCCGGATCGAGTAGCACATGGCGCGAAACCACCGCGAGGATTTCCTCGCGCAGCTGCATCAGGAGATCAGGCTGGCCGCGCAGGCTGCGCTCATGCGCGAGCAGGATCTGCAGCCGCTCGCGCGCGACCGGCGCCGACGCTGCACGTCCCGTAAAGAGCCGCAATACGCTCATGCAGCCCTCCGTCCGAGCAGCAGGTTCATCAGGCCCTTGCGCTCGGTCGGGATCTGCATCTCGACCTCCTCGCCGAGCAGGCGGCGCATCGCATCGTGATAGGCGCGCGCCGGCGCGCTGGCCGGGCTGTTGAGCGTCACCGGACAGCCGACATTGGAGGCGCGCAGCACATCCTGGCTCTCCGGCACGATGCCGAGCAGCGGCGTCGCCAGGATCTCCAGCACGTCGTCGATCGACAGCATCTCGCCGCGCGCGGCGCGGCCGGCATCGTAGCGGGTGATGAGGATGTGCTTCTCGACGCGCTCGCCATTCTCGGCGCGCACGGTCTTGGAATCGAGCATGCCGATGATGCGGTCGGAATCGCGCACCGACGACACTTCCGGATTGGTGACGATCAGCGCCTCGTCGGCATAGCGCATCGCAAGCATCGCCCCACGCTCGATGCCGGCGGGGCTGTCGCAGATCACCCAGTCGAAACTCTTGCGCAACTCGTGGATGACGCGGCCGACACCGTCCTCGGTCAGCGCGTCCTTGTCCTTGGTCTGCGAGGCCGGCAGCAGCCAGAGATTCTCCAGCCGCTTGTCGCGGATCAGCGCCTGCGGCAGCTTGGCGACGCCGTGCACGACGTTGATGAGGTCGAACACCACGCGGCGCTCGGCGCCGAGCACGAGATCGAGGTTGCGCAGGCCGACGTCGAAATCGACCACCACGACCTTCTCGCCGGCCTGCGCCAGCGCCGCGCCCATCGCCGCCGTGGTGGTGGTCTTGCCGACGCCACCCTTGCCCGACGTCACAACAAGTACTTTCGCCATTTTACGAATCCTCCTGCTACTCAGTTCAATGCGACGATCTTCATGGAATGACCTTCGAGCCGGGCCTGTGCGGCCCGACCGCGCAATGCATCGTCGATCTGCTCGGCGGTCTGGTAGTAGCCGTCGATCGCGACCAGCTCGGCCTCGATCTTCTGGCAGTAGATGCGCGCCGCGGAATTGCCGTTGATGCCGGCCATCGCGCGGCCGCGCAGCGCGCCGTAGACATGGATGGAGCCGCCGGCGACGATCTCGGCGCCGGAGGACACCGCGCCGAGCACGGTGACGTCGCCATCCGGAAACACGATCGACTGGCCGGAGCGCACGGGCTGATCGAGCAGCAGCGAGGTCGGCTGCTGCAACTGCGGCTTCTCCGGCTCGATCTCCTGCACGGCGCAGTGACGGCCGCCGGACAACAGCGGCGGCATGCCGAGCGACAGCCGGCCCTGCTCGACGCCTTCGAGGCCGAGCACGCGGATGTTGCGCGATTCGATGCTCTTGATGAGATGGGTGATGGCGAGCGGGCTCAGATCGACCGCCGAGAGATCGAGCACCACCGGCTTGCCGACGAAGAAGCCGGGCGAATTCCTGAGCGTCGCGTCGAGCTCGGCGAGCCAGTCGGCGACCGGCACGACCGGCGAGAACACGAAGGCGACGTAGGAGCGCCCGCGCAGACGAATAACAGGACGTACCGTTTCAGCGCTGGCACTCATGACCATCCGACCCAACCCTCTTAGTGATTGGTTAACTCTCGGCGCCAGATGGTTAACGGATGGTTAAATCGACGCTAAGCCGCTCGAAAATCGACAGCGGCGCGCCTGACATGGTTCGATGATGATCGAATCAAGGCACAAACTTGGCGGCATTGAGACGCAAATCATGAGCAGATGCGTCAAGACTAAACTCGCCTCATTTTAATCACATCATGATGATAACTTTAACGTACATATAATTCGGAGCCGACGGCTTTAAGCGGTTCCGATCAATTGACACTCGTCAGGGGGCGGGGCATGGGATCGATAGAGGCGCCGAAGGCACGATCAACGTGTCATGGCGCCTTGCAGGAAAGGGCTCTTGGCGTGCGATCGCTGATCGGCGCGAACCGTCTGATTCTGCATGTGATTCCGGCTGGACTGAAGTGGCAGAACCGCTCCCGCTCTTCGTTTGAAACTTGCTCTCATACGACCGCAGCAGAAGCGTATCAGTTTACCGGAATCGAGCGTCAGAGGAGTAGCGTATGAGTTCGTTGAGTGAACAGAATCCGATGAACCCGCAGGACCCGCTGCACTATGCACCGCGGTGGCTGCGTGAACGTCCGGAAGCCGCGCGTCTATCTCTCGTCGGTGACACCACCAAGGCAGCGGAGGCGGCCGAGCGTCCCGCTTCGGGACAGCAAGGACCGCTTGATGCTCGCCTGGAGACCGCCGTGTTCGAGTCCCTTCGTCAATCGTTGAACCCGCAAGTCATGCGTGAGCCGCCGGAGTTCGAGCGCGAGCGCGACCGCCGTTCGGTCGTGTTCAAGATCGCCGGCCGCTTTGCAGCCGCCACCGGCGTCGCCGCCGTCGTCGCGCTGTTCTTCGTCAACATCGTTCCGGTGTGGCGCCAGCCCGATGCGAGCTCCTCCTTCGTCGCCGCCGTGCAGTCGATGAAGACGCTGCCCCCGGTCGCGGCCGATGCGCAGGACGCCAAGGCCGACCAGACCAGCGCTCTGCCTGAGCGCGTCGAGCCCCAGGTCCCGGCGCTGTCGCAGTTCAAGTCGCTGCTCGCGGACGCCCCGGCGCCGGCGGCAGAGGCCGATACGCCCGAAAAGCCGATGCTGCAGCAGTTCATGCAGTGGAATCAGAAGACGGGTCAGATGGAGCGGGTTCGCTAATCCGCCACGCCTGAGCCGAACTCAAACAAACATCTCGCACAAGGCGATCATGATCGACGTCCTACCGCAGAAGGCGGCAGCACGCGGTCCGTTGGTTCACGCCCGTAT is from Bradyrhizobium sp. ORS 285 and encodes:
- a CDS encoding methyl-accepting chemotaxis protein yields the protein MSFFSNLSIRNKVLLAFGIVLLTAMGLGGFSIDRLSTVNGSAAEVRDNWLPATGWIGAMAKATEQYRSREGQMLMVTTAAERSQYEKYMADAYNYFEKNWRLYEPTVTTPEEKAIVAAFKGSWDAYLADGKQFQELIGKNQTEAATALFLGRMRDNFAGVRKALEQDLAFNVEQGKKEADRGAAVYTSSRIWIFGVIALAALLCISMGYLIVSGVARPITAMTEAMRRLAGGDMSAQIPGAERKDEIGNMAGAVLVFKNNAIETEKLRAEQAEAEKHAAEQRKREMHELANRFEGAVGEIINTVSSASTELEASATTLTSTAERTQQRTTTVAAASEQATANVQSVASATEELSSSVTEISRQVQDSARIANEAVDQARKTNDRVSELSKAAARIGDVVELINTIAGQTNLLALNATIEAARAGDAGRGFAVVATEVKALAEQTAKATGEIGQQISGIQAATQESVGAIREISGTIEKLAEISSTIAAAVEEQGAATQEISRNIQQAAQGTHEVSSNITDVQRGASETGSASTQVLSAAQSLSQDSNKLKLEVGRFLNTVRAA
- a CDS encoding thioesterase family protein, coding for MRPIFRVTDNQVAVSPDAAGPWDPTMQHGSAPSALAVWAAERIPTKSPMRIARVTIDLMRPVPLAELSVETEVLREGRKIQLSAVRLRAGDTVVVTATVLKIRQEAVPLPDDVRELPVDLVGPDQAQPEPPDFSTSPFVRGMTLRAARGRFGVRGPGAIWYRVDWPLVEGHAVSQAMRAVVASDFCNGTSAALDFHSYTFLNADLTVNMAREPVGEWILLDAESWIGPDGAGLAMARLGDVRGYFGRVVQSLVIEKR
- the minE gene encoding cell division topological specificity factor MinE; the encoded protein is MSVLRLFTGRAASAPVARERLQILLAHERSLRGQPDLLMQLREEILAVVSRHVLLDPDKVIVRMDRGKHVSTLEVDIELPNGADRGFASAG
- the minD gene encoding septum site-determining protein MinD, encoding MAKVLVVTSGKGGVGKTTTTAAMGAALAQAGEKVVVVDFDVGLRNLDLVLGAERRVVFDLINVVHGVAKLPQALIRDKRLENLWLLPASQTKDKDALTEDGVGRVIHELRKSFDWVICDSPAGIERGAMLAMRYADEALIVTNPEVSSVRDSDRIIGMLDSKTVRAENGERVEKHILITRYDAGRAARGEMLSIDDVLEILATPLLGIVPESQDVLRASNVGCPVTLNSPASAPARAYHDAMRRLLGEEVEMQIPTERKGLMNLLLGRRAA
- the minC gene encoding septum site-determining protein MinC, producing MVMSASAETVRPVIRLRGRSYVAFVFSPVVPVADWLAELDATLRNSPGFFVGKPVVLDLSAVDLSPLAITHLIKSIESRNIRVLGLEGVEQGRLSLGMPPLLSGGRHCAVQEIEPEKPQLQQPTSLLLDQPVRSGQSIVFPDGDVTVLGAVSSGAEIVAGGSIHVYGALRGRAMAGINGNSAARIYCQKIEAELVAIDGYYQTAEQIDDALRGRAAQARLEGHSMKIVALN